The genomic interval TGCTAGAATTTCTCTTTGATTTAGTAGGTGACAGTTACCTGAGCTAAAATCAAGTTTGTGTATGAATTACCTCCAATCATAAGACCAGTTCATCGAATACAACACACAGGTGCATATGAGCAATACAGTCGTTATTTTACTTAGGCACACATAATGGTAAATTACACACCTTGCTTATTTAAAAAACTCATAAAGGTAAATTAAGTAGAAGCAACATCTGAGCACCACAATGATGAGAGTGTGTGTTGACAGTGTGAGAATGTCACCCTACAAAGCTCCACGAATTCACGAAATGCATACTCCAAAAGAGGGTTTAGAAGTCATAACagcataaaaaatgaattaactAGGAAACCCTAGAAGAATCAATTTGTCAGAACTCAGAAACTTGGGAAATAGGAGCGAGTAGACGCGAACGTGTGAATATGGGtttcaaatgaaaaaagaaaaatcaaattaacactaataaacaaaaataaaagttcATCTGGAGTCGTGAAGAATGGACAATACTGTAAcagaatatataaaatatataaaaataaaataaaacttgtcAAATCTCTGAAAAGAAACCAAACAAAAAGATGTTGCTTATTTCTCTTTcattataatattaacattttattaatattatatataacatataatATAGGGTACTGATTAGGTTAGGGTTCTGTGCTTGATGAAATATCATCTCCACTGTCTGGGATCCTTCTCGTAGATGTGCAGGTAGGTAAATATTTTTGGTCAAACTTTCCTGGCTCACTACAGAAAACACTCGAGTTTACGACTTCCAAGAACTGCAGAACAAGGTCCAAAATTTTGTGCCCCAGCACATATAACTCATAGTTCAATGTTTGTGTAATCCATAAttagataattaattaatttatatattatgaataattaaaatttatggtTATTATTGTTATGGGTGTGAGGAGAAAGGGGTGGAGAAGAATGAATCAGTGAAATGAAAGAGAGAGAATTAGGGGGAATAGGATCTTCCCCCTTCTTGTGTTCTATAAAGAGAATGAAAAAGTACCAGAGAAGATCCTGACGGGTCCATTGCATAGCATATTTAGTTGAGTTTCTATCCTTCGCATGAAATCCATGGCTTCTTGAATAGGCCTTGTTAATTCTTCTCTATACTTCACAAGCATGTCATAGTATGCTTCCTGCAGTTATAGTTAAATTATCACCAACAACCATTCCAATGAAGTACCAAAGTCTGATAAGGGTAAACCCCAAAAATAGTAtaggaataaaataaatgaaaaccaCACATTCAAGGCATTAAAAAATAGCATACACTGTTCACAATCATATCCCACCATAATTATGGTCGCATCAGTCAAAATTAATCTGATTTGTTTATAATATCAAGAATCGTGATTAGAAAAAATGAAACTGTGGTTAAAAACCTTTACACACCATGAATTGATCAAGTTCAGGGTCTTTTGAAGAATCCCTTGAACCACCTGAGGATCTTTGCCGTGCCTCGAACTCTTGCTTTGCCGCAACCATACGCGCCACCACTTCGGGTGAAGCTCCTATCTGTGCAAATCGGGAGAAAGAGAGAGATAGAGGGTGAAAGATAAGAGTTATATATGATTATTCATGtataaaaaagatttttttttatcatttcagGAATGTCTGAATCATATAAAAAAGACTCAAAAACAATTAGCATCAAGAGATGATTGCTACTAAGCATACCTatctggtttttttttttatatggggGCGTACTCATTATACTGTAATTAATGTGGTGAGAAATGAGAAATGaataataattgattaattaatagGTGACCTTTTGGCAATCCATATAAGCTTCCAAAAGATTGGAGTACTGAGGGTGAGCAATGATTTTAGCTTTTATGGCTTCAACTTCGGTAGTGGAGCTGGTTGGACTTCCTCCTTGTTGGTGGGGATGGTGATGCatagtggtggtggtggtggtgttgtTGTGGAGGTTTCCTCTCATTAAAGGGTAGTGGAAAATAGGAGCGTGAAGCTGAGAAGAGCTGGCTTCGGTTTTCACAGAAGGGTGTGGTGCCACTTGATCAGACTGAAAGCAATGATCTGCTCCACCCGATTGAAGATGGAAGGTGTTGATTGGAAACTGATGATGCTGGTGGTGATGGCTATGATGCTGATGCTGATGCTGATGCTGATGCTGGTGATGGTTATGGTTTCCACCACTAGGTGAAGAGTACAGAAAATTAGGCCTTGGACTTGGACTTGGACCTGTGTTTTCACTCAAGTGATTGTTATTAGTGTATTCCTCCATTAATCTCTGAAATTGGGAAACGAAAACCCCTCCCACTCAGCTAATTAACCAAGCTGAACAAGAGCTTCAACAACAAGTGGTGCTCAATTTGGGTGCGAGGAACAAGAAAACCCTAAGGGCTGCACAACCCTAAAATAGCAAAAGGATTGGTAATGAATGGTTGTAAGGGCTGAGGGCCACACACAGCCATCATCAGCACTTGTGTGATGTTTTTTTTGTGTTGGGGTCCAAGGAGGTAGCAAAAAGTTTAAGGTGGTGAAGTGAAGAAACTGTGACAAAGATGGTTGCACTTCCAAAATTTGGGGTATGGACAGCGAGGAGAGGATAGAAACCAGCGAAACTCTCACATGATGTTTTGTACGGAGGGTGAGTGAggagaagagaagaaagaaagggaaaaaaaaggGAGAAAGAAACAAAGAGTGGTAGAAACCGGTAATGGCTCCGTGTTGGGGGTTGTTGACAAGACTTTCTTTGGTTGTGagaggaaaaaaagaaagaaatatttaaaaaatggaaAAGGGTGTGTAGCTTAGTAGATAAGCCTAGGGTGCATAGTTcagtttttgtttgttttttggaGGGTTTTGGTTAAATGATTAGTGTGTGTTAGTTTACTTTGCTTTAGTAGTCCTCTCTGTACTCTGTCCCTTgatttgttttcctttttgtGTTACTCACAACTACCATTTTATTGCAGAATTCAAACCAAACAGCTGTGTTAGTGTATGCATTTGCTATGATTATCATTATAGAAAATTACACTTGCACTTGAGTGTTATGGAGCAGTTACATTCTGTGCTTTATTATAAACTTCAAGGATTGttactacaaaaaaaatatcaaagatTTTGTTTTCTGTCGGTCAATCCTAAATAAAGTAACAGGTAAAAAAAGAACAAAGTACACATCTGGTTTAAATTAGGAGTGAAGGAGAGATTTTTTGTTCTCTTATAAATTTCTCGTGCTCCATGTGTCAAACTAATTTTTGTTCATCACATTATAACTgttgttattttaaatattaaaaactaaaaacaatttttctactcatattaaaagaaaatacataTTACTATTAGGTTAATTAATCCATCAAGATTGGGTCGAGTTATATTTACATTTACATCTTAACATTAAATTTGGATATAACTACCATTAAGTTGGTGATTTGGGTGCAAGTAGGTTAGATCATTTTAAGTTTCAAATCGAATATGATtgagagaaaaatatttaatttaattaatataataattaatttttttataaaattagtttttatttaataatttagttatgattatatatataaaaaagttataaaacttatattaagatatgttttaaaaaatatatataaaaatatcactataaatacaatattatgtcgtttaattattaattataattattgtttattaaataagaaatttcttctaaaaaatattattattatgaaaagaGTCTAAAAGACTAATCCACCATTTTCGGAACCTAAAGTTCCATCCTCTTTCTTTTCATAGTATTGAATGTTGCGTTTGGACAGCAAGTTAGGGGCTGTTTTGATACCGTATTTAATGTTGTCTCGTGTCTCTGGAGTTCCCTTTTGCCACTTTACAATGCAATTTTTAGGAGTTTTCATATCTTTCTCATAACTGTACAAATACAACAAAAAAACCTCAAATTTCCCATTCTATCTATCAAGTTCCTTTTCACTTCTTctcttgtgtttttctttcttatctttttCTGTAACGACATTTCCCCAGTTGGGAGTGGGTGGATTTTGGTGGATCTTATGAATCTCAGTTTCTAATACAATTTTGTACATTTGAATTCCACGTTCATGGTTTCGTGTTTTTAAGAATTAATAACCCATGTgctgatattttttatttatatgtatttaaatAATCATTGAATACTCATTATCCCTGTGgattatttttctttacttcattAAATGCATTTATGGAATCAATATTTTTAGTTGAGAATAAATAGTCATTTATCCATAAAATTAGGATTATTTTTAATAGTGAAGTGATAGATCCTATTGAAATTTTTGCTATGGCACAAGTAAAGGGGTGGGCATGGGTAACTTATAAATTTCCAAAATCAAACTTctcttattctgattggtgtttTGATGTATATGAATGTTTGAAATCATTGCATTGACGGTTAACAATCTCCCTTCTCTTTTATGGTGAGTTCTATTTTGGATGAGAGCACATGTTGCTGAGTGTGATTCAACCTCAGATGCTGGTGGGGAAGAGCAAGGAATCAACATACCTTTGTGGAGATGTCATGTCTTATATCATTGACATGGGTTATGTTGTtgctttattttttgtattgttgTTTATGTACAAACTTTGGCTAAGAACTAGGCTTTTTGTACATGGGTTGGAGTACCCCAAGTattctcatttatattattctttattgctgattaaaaaaaaaacccataAAATTAGGATCCTAATAAATAGCTTGAACCAATTGACAAAATAAAGagctaaaattaatttaaactatAATATTATAGTTTTGGAATTTGGATTTAACTTTaccacaatttttttaaatatcattttgaattaaaaaaggaaaatatatttatcaatATGGACTATTAAGCTACGCAAAACTTTTAATAATACCgaaatatacataaataaaataaaacttaactTTATATCTTaaccaaatataaaatttgtgtaTGGATTAGAGTATTTCTAATATTTCtacttatttaattatttattatcgaGAAACAAAGTCGATTATACCAAAGAGATTTTGCATCTGAAAATTGGAGACTttataccaattttttttactttcaagTTAGTATTTAggatttataaattatatatatgacTTGGTTGTGAATAATTCTTCCTTTTAAAGATGTAAATAATTTCTTGCTGTATAGTCacttattattgttaaaataattgttttagttGATCACTTCTCACTAACAACTATTATATATAACTTGTACCAAggacaaaattaattataaaaatatgactAGTCATTGATATTAATTAAGTACCTAAACAAATAGACAAAAGGGaagaaaaattatagaaaaactATAAATATGTATGTTGTATGTTAATATTGAGACAGTTTTAGCTTAGATTggttatatattattaaaaaaaaatggacaaGTCTGACTATGAAAAAAATGGAGAAAATTTGGCCGAATTTTCATTAAAAACTAAGATTTAGTGAGTTAAATATTGAAGTTTGTTTAgacttaataattttaatattgtgAGATTAACTATATATTGTCAATGTCTCATTAGCTGGTAAGTTGTTAAATTtggtttgtaaaaaaaaaagtaaaggagaGTCTGtggaaatgtttattttttactcGATTAATACTATACATATTAAGTCtcattattttatgaaatttcAACTTAGGtgcattttgtttttttctGTTAGTGAATACTTTATTATGATGAATTTAATTTGACCATTTtcatttttgtgtacttggagaGCAATGTAAAATATTGCTAAGATTATGTGGATTGAGACTTTTTGAATGTTTATTAATAGAGtacaaaagatttttttttaatgtgataGGATGACTCCTTtcatataaatataagttattttttacccaagtatttgaaaaataaataaaagttgaaTAATTCACGTTGTAAATTTTCTATTCATAActtgatttttatataaaaagtacACTCAAAATTTAATCATGATAAATTGTATGATTACTAGATTCTCTAAAGTTGTAATGTACATAGAACACACTTGATCCCCTCAACCGTTGGGATATATTAACTTCTATTTTCATCCCTTGAATGAGTTAAGGAAATACTTAGAAGTGGGTCTAATAatgtactatttttttttcaatgttatgtaaaaaaattatttattgtattcAATTTTCTACTTTTCAAGtgagttatttttaaaacagacaatttatttaaaaaaagttagatTTTCAACACCAATTATTACCTTAACTAAATTTGACAGTTACCGAATCAACATCTATTAACACCAAAACAAATATCGAAAAGAATTACAAACATTAgtctaaaaaataatcaatgttGAAAGTGATTTTCAACATCGTTACAATAACCCATGTTGAAAAGTTCACATAACTAATATTAAATGAGTTTTTTATAgcattaaaataatttacaatgGAACTTAAAAGTAGGCAAAGTTATGTCTCATGCTTAATCAATACATGGATGAAAGGACATTGGACTGGATGTTATTATAGAAAATATTGTTAGATTAAACACTTATCACTAGATAAAAACTATAACTAATTGTTAAGCACAACTCGTTATACTTAAGAGGGTAGCAACCTAAGCATTACGATTCAATTATGACTTGGACTACATGGCTTACCCTACAACAATGTCTTTCTCAACAATTATTCCACTAAGAATCATATTATTTGATTGTGTCACGACCTACTTAGCCTTCGTCACAAGAAAATTGATTTAACCTGTAAAAATCTCTCCATCAATAATTTTCCCATTAAAAATTGAACATGTGACCTTGACTCTAATTTCAATTGTTAGATTAAACATTTACcactagaaaaacaattatTACTTATAGTCTGAACAAAACTCTTTCTAATTTGGAACGTATCAACGGAAACATTTTGAATTGTGACTCAATTCACATACCTCTAACATAAGATAATTGATGCACCTATAACACATGTTAGAGTTATATGATTTATTATCTAATATACTAACAGAAATAGCACATTCATATGATGTCAATTTTTGTTTCTGATATTAAATATAACTACTACTTAGGAAAACTATAAAGTTACAGCTACTAATGAAAATGaatgattaaattatttaattaatttattacttcataattaatgataaattttatttaatttatttattaaaaaaattaagtcaaATAAGTCATGGTTTTCACTTGTCATAGACAAACTCAATGAaaggtttatatatatatatatatatatatatatatatatatatatatatatatatataaacgaGGACATCTCAAAATCATTTAAGGAGAACAGTAACAAAGAAAAATGATTTCCTCCGACCTAGTATAAAAAGAAATGTTAATGTTTACTTTTTAAGTCACAAAAGATACATCctcatataaatatattatgatatAGTTTTTGTAACACTacaaaaatacatctaactattacaatacaagttttatatatttatgtacaagtttagagtttttcaaaacatttctGATACATGAGTACGacttataaaaatacaaatatttacaattcaTAGTTCAAAGCTAAACTTTAAAGCCTTCTAGACTCTCATGCACCTCTATGATCATCTGCTCATGTACATAGTACAATTATCAAAGTTCATACACAAACAAACACATGTAAGGGTAAGCTATCGAAATAAAGTTCTGACACACGAAAATACAAGTAAACTAACTAATTTGATTAgtaattcataattaatttagttttcttTTAACTGAAACACAATCACCAAATATCAATCACAATAATTCAATTTCATTTCAATCTATAGtactttgatttcatttcaatcatagTGACTTGACATAGATTCATTTGCCTCACAATACCTTGATTTTCTTTCAACCCTCGGTACCTTTAATTTTAGGCCAATCATAATGACTGCATATGAATCTATTGTCTTCCGAAAGACTCATTAATCAAATTGTGGCACATAAAATCCATTTGTTTCACAGTACCTTGATGTCCTCTCAATCCTTAGTACCcttttgatttcatttcaattagTGATAACATATGAATTTATTCTCTTTTAGAAGACTCATTAAGCATGCCCCCACCAGAGACTAACATCTAATCCACTCCAATCGAACCAGGATAAGTTGTCAcgatgtgtatgaactccctctttAGCTTCTCATCAATTGATACTTTAATCTATATGGCTTAGATCATCAATGAAGCTAGAGGATCCCAAATGAATAAATGCTTACTTTTAAccacataattaaataaaaatataataaaccagacacaaaaataaaaatttatgcttttcttaatttaaaaaaaaattacctcaTTTAAACGAAAATGAATCTCACTTAAATAAAAACAGACCCGAaagttaattataatatgacataaaaactattttaatgcacttcaaaaacaacataaaagttaagctttgaaaagaaaatatgttaAATTAAGTGTAATGAACAAAATAAATTGGTTTGGAATGTAAAATTGGTTTGGAATGACTTTGATGAAGTTGGATTCAAACCCAAGTTGGTTAGGTCAAACATTATAACAAACATCTTGCCCTCATAGTTACCAACCTAGGTTAAAATGATGAGTGAAAAGGATAATGGAGTCTGTGCGTGGTAACCGTGTGGTCATAGTACTACACCTCATGGTCTTAGTATTGCTTTTTTAAGTTTTGCTGCTTCTTCTGTAACCTTTTCACAGAGACAGTGTGTGTGTGTCTCAGAGTTTGAAGACCCCACTGCACAACATTACTATATATATACTATCATTCTCAAACATGCATCCCCCGAGAGTCCCGCGCTCCTAACAGTGGGggccacacacacacacattcatcttcttcttccatttctcTTCATTTGTCATTCAACTTCACTGTTCTTCGCATCTTCCCCATGCATCATCACCCTTTTCATTCAACATCTGCAACTTCAACACCACTTCATGCACTATTCATTCGGGTTTTAATATCAATTTTAGTTACATGTATGCATAGTTATAAGCATTTTTAACACACTTTTTCTACATGGATGATTGAATGTATACCTCGGGTATGAAGTTTGTAGGGTTAGGATTCATTAGGTAATTTCATGGTGTTCATAATTTGGAGTCAATAGGTTTGATAATAACTCTTTTAATCAAAATGTTTAATAGATTAGTGTTACTGTGGTTTAATAGGATTTTTTAATAGGTTTTGGTGTATGTTTTTGAGGTTTGTTTGCAcacattatatttt from Phaseolus vulgaris cultivar G19833 chromosome 1, P. vulgaris v2.0, whole genome shotgun sequence carries:
- the LOC137816606 gene encoding homeotic protein knotted-1 isoform X2, translated to MEEYTNNNHLSENTGPSPSPRPNFLYSSPSGGNHNHHQHQHQHQHQHHSHHHQHHQFPINTFHLQSGGADHCFQSDQVAPHPSVKTEASSSQLHAPIFHYPLMRGNLHNNTTTTTTMHHHPHQQGGSPTSSTTEVEAIKAKIIAHPQYSNLLEAYMDCQKIGASPEVVARMVAAKQEFEARQRSSGGSRDSSKDPELDQFMEAYYDMLVKYREELTRPIQEAMDFMRRIETQLNMLCNGPVRIFSEDKCEGVGSSEDDQDNSGGETELPEIDPRAEDRELKNHLLRKYSGYLSSLKQELSKKKKKGKLPKDARQKLLNWWELHYKWPYPSESEKVALAESTGLDQKQINNWFINQRKRHWKPSEDMQFMVMDGLHPQSATLYMDGHYMADGHYRLGP
- the LOC137816606 gene encoding homeotic protein knotted-1 isoform X1, which translates into the protein MEEYTNNNHLSENTGPSPSPRPNFLYSSPSGGNHNHHQHQHQHQHQHHSHHHQHHQFPINTFHLQSGGADHCFQSDQVAPHPSVKTEASSSQLHAPIFHYPLMRGNLHNNTTTTTTMHHHPHQQGGSPTSSTTEVEAIKAKIIAHPQYSNLLEAYMDCQKIGASPEVVARMVAAKQEFEARQRSSGGSRDSSKDPELDQFMEAYYDMLVKYREELTRPIQEAMDFMRRIETQLNMLCNGPVRIFSAEDKCEGVGSSEDDQDNSGGETELPEIDPRAEDRELKNHLLRKYSGYLSSLKQELSKKKKKGKLPKDARQKLLNWWELHYKWPYPSESEKVALAESTGLDQKQINNWFINQRKRHWKPSEDMQFMVMDGLHPQSATLYMDGHYMADGHYRLGP